A genomic stretch from Setaria viridis chromosome 1, Setaria_viridis_v4.0, whole genome shotgun sequence includes:
- the LOC117840652 gene encoding 26S proteasome regulatory subunit 7A: protein MAPEPEDDIMNEKNPRPLDEDDIALLKTYGLGPYSTSIKKVEKEIKEMAKKINDLCGIKESDTGLAPPSQWDLVSDKQMMQEEQPLQVARCTKIISPNTDDTKYVINVKQIAKFVVGLGDKVSPTDIEEGMRVGVDRNKYQIQIPLPPKIDPSVTMMTVEEKPDVTYNDVGGCKEQIEKMREVVELPMLHPEKFVKLGIDPPKGVLCYGPPGTGKTLLARAVANRTDACFIRVIGSELVQKYVGEGARMVRELFQMARSKKACIVFFDEVDAIGGARFDDGVGGDNEVQRTMLEIVNQLDGFDARGNIKVLMATNRPDTLDPALLRPGRLDRKVEFGLPDLEGRTQIFKIHTRTMNCERDIRFELLARLCPNSTGADIRSVCTEAGMYAIRARRKTVTEKDFLDAVNKVIKGYQKFSATPKYMVYN, encoded by the exons ATGGCTCCAGAGCCTGAGGATGATATCATGAACGAGAAGAATCCCCGCCCCCTCGACGAGGACGACATCGCGCTACTCAAGACCTAC GGGCTTGGGCCGTACTCGACCAGTATTAAGAAGGTCGAGAAGGAGATCAAGGAAATGGCCAAGAAAATTAATGACCTTTGTG GGATAAAGGAGTCTGATACAGGGCTGGCTCCACCTAGCCAGTGGGATTTGGTGTCAGATAAACAGATGATGCAAGAAGAACAGCCATTACAA GTAGCAAGGTGTACAAAGATTATAAGCCCTAATACCGACGATACCAAATATGTTATAAATGTAAAACAAATTGCAAAG TTTGTGGTTGGGTTGGGGGATAAGGTTTCTCCAACGGATATCGAGGAAGGGATGAGGGTCGG TGTTGATCGCAACAAGTACCAGATTCAAATTCCTTTGCCACCGAAAATTGACCCAAGTGTTACCATGATGACTGTGGAGGAGAAACCGGATGTGACATACAACGACGTTGGTGGATGCAAGGAACAGATCGAAAAGATGCGCGAA GTTGTTGAACTTCCTATGCTTCACCCAGAAAAGTTTGTCAAGCTCGGTATTGACCCTCCAAAAGGTGTCCTTTGCTATGGTCCACCTGGTACTGGCAAGACACTTCTTGCAAGAGCTGTAGCCAATCGAACTGATGCTTGTTTCATCCGTGTAATTGGAAGTGAATTAGTTCAGAAGTATGTCGGAGAAGGTGCTCGGATGGTTAGGGAACTGTTTCAG ATGGCCCGCTCAAAGAAAGCATGCATTGTCTTCTTTGATGAAGTTGATGCTATTGGTGGCGCTCGTTTTGATGATGGGGTAGGTGGCGACAATGAGGTGCAGCGCACGATGTTGGAAATAGTAAATCAACTTGATGGGTTTGATGCCAGAGGAAACATCAAGGTTCTCATGGCAACTAACag GCCTGATACCTTGGACCCTGCACTTCTGCGTCCTGGTCGTCTGGACAGAAAGGTAGAATTCGGACTACCTGACCTTGAGGGCCGCACCCAAATTTTCAAGATCCATACACGCACCATGAACTGCGAGCGAGACATTCGTTTTGAGCTTCTGGCACGGCTCTGCCCCAACTCCACTG GAGCGGATATAAGGAGCGTTTGCACAGAGGCCGGGATGTACGCCATTCGTGCCCGCAGGAAAACAGTGACAGAGAAAGATTTCCTTGATGCCGTGAACAAGGTGATCAAGGGTTACCAGAAGTTTAGTGCCACACCAAAGTATATGGTGTATAACTAA
- the LOC117840716 gene encoding large ribosomal subunit protein eL33w, which produces MVKGRTGQRVRLYVRGTILGYKRSKSNQYETTSLVQIEGVNTKEDVAWYAGKRMAYIYKAKTKSNDTHYRCIWGKVTRPHGNSGVVRAKFKSNLPPESMGRKVRVFMYPSSI; this is translated from the exons aTGGTGAAGGGGCGCACGGGGCAGCGCGTCAGGCTCTACGTCCGGGGCACCATCCTCGGATACAAGAG GTCCAAGTCGAACCAGTACGAGACCACGTCGCTGGTGCAGATCGAGGGGGTGAACACCAAGGAGGACGTCGCGTGGTACGCCGGGAAGCGCATGGCGTACATCTACAAGGCCAAGACCAAGAGCAACGACACCCACTACCGCTGCATCTGGGGCAAGGTCACCCGCCCACACGGCAACTCCGGCGTCGTCCGCGCCAAGTTCAAGTCCAACCTGCCGCCGGAATCCATG gGGCGCAAGGTCAGGGTCTTCATGTACCCCAGCAGCATCTAA
- the LOC117855547 gene encoding beta-1,3-galactosyltransferase pvg3: MPSSSPSRNLHKPMGNGKLGDHHQQLSNLHAAMKRHGGFPRLSASSTALVLLPLVLLVFTFFFVYPREFELQAMMSACAPPATAGVASSSSRLAEPAVVRKPDFRLLIGVLTRADLYERRHLLRMVYGLQLASGDLAAHVDVRFVFCRLYKDDQRVLVPLEILAHGDVIVLDGCEENLNGGKTYTFLSAVAELYADDPYDYVMKADDDILFRLPQLVESLGAMPREDMYYGATIPCSSMDPFREYMAGMGYALSWDLVEWIATSDVARNHSVGTEDMLTGKWLRIGGKGKNRFNAKPAIHDYRNPVPVDQCEHEFMPSTIGVHRLKSNPRWAEALKYFNFTAGLKSSKFYKFD, from the coding sequence ATGCCGTCGTCTTCTCCGTCGAGAAATCTGCACAAGCCCATGGGCAACGGCAAGCTCGgagaccaccaccagcagctgaGCAATCTCCACGCCGCCATGAAGAGGCACGGCGGCTTCCCCCGTCTCTCGGCGTCCAGCACGGCGCTGGTCCTGCTGCCCCTCGTGCTCCTGgtcttcaccttcttcttcgtGTACCCCAGGGAGTTCGAGCTGCAGGCGATGATGAGCGCGTGCGcccctccggcgacggcgggggtggcgtcctcctcctcgcgcctcGCGGAGCCAGCCGTGGTCCGGAAGCCCGACTTCCGGCTGCTCATCGGCGTGCTCACCCGCGCCGACCTCTACGAGCGCCGGCACCTCCTCCGCATGGTGTACGGTCTCCAGCTGGCCtccggcgacctcgccgcccaCGTCGACGTCCGCTTTGTCTTCTGCCGGCTGTACAAGGACGACCAGCGCGTGCTGGTTCCTCTCGAGATCCTCGCCCACGGCGACGTCATCGTGCTCGACGGGTGCGAGGAGAACCTCAACGGCGGCAAGACATACACGTTCctgtcggcggtggcggagctctaCGCCGACGATCCCTATGACTACGTGATGAAGGCCGACGACGACATCCTCTTCCGGCTGCCGCAGCTGGTGGAGTCGCTGGGGGCCATGCCGCGGGAGGACATGTACTACGGCGCCACCATCCCGTGCTCCAGCATGGACCCGTTCCGGGAGTACATGGCCGGCATGGGGTACGCGCTGTCGTGGGACCTGGTGGAGTGGATCGCCACCTCCGACGTGGCGCGCAACCACAGCGTGGGCACCGAGGACATGCTGACGGGGAAGTGGCTGCGGATCGGGGGCAAGGGGAAGAACCGGTTCAACGCCAAGCCGGCCATCCATGACTACCGGAACCCGGTGCCGGTGGACCAGTGCGAGCACGAGTTCATGCCCAGCACCATCGGCGTGCACCGCCTCAAGAGCAACCCGCGGTGGGCGGAGGCGCTAAAGTACTTCAACTTCACCGCGGGGCTCAAGTCCTCCAAGTTCTACAAGTTTGATTAG
- the LOC117855644 gene encoding beta-1,3-galactosyltransferase pvg3 yields the protein MASRPISLVLLTVILLAVIYLVVFPNGFKLAEVFGSSSCDNGAAASTTSSAVQLTAGAVDLRVFIGIVTVPGAYERRALLRLAYSLQPRPVRAVVDVRFVLCAVDKEEDRILVSLEIIAHGDILVLNCTENMNDGKTYAYFSAVPRLFAAEPYDYVGKTDDDTYYRLASLADSLRGKARRDAYHGYLTPCHWRPEKQYMSGMGYIVSWDVAAWIAGTPELRDDHDDWEDVNFGGWLRKGGRYKNVYNEEPRMYDYWDREMDADVNCFRHEHMADTVAVHKLKDRLKWARTLFFFNATQGLKPSKMYNIDLQNNIYRV from the coding sequence ATGGCATCTCGTCCCATCTCCCTCGTCCTCCTCACTGTCATCCTTCTCGCGGTCATCTAcctcgtcgtcttccccaacgGCTTCAAGCTCGCGGAGGTGTTTGGATCGTCGTCGTGCGACAATGGCGCCgcggcgtcgacgacgtcgtcggcgGTCCAGCTGACCGCTGGCGCCGTGGACCTGCGCGTGTTCATCGGCATCGTGACCGTGCCTGGCGCGTACGAGCGGCGCGCGCTGCTGCGTCTGGCCTACTCCCTCCAGCCGCGGCCCGTCCGGGCGGTGGTGGACGTGCGCTTCGTCCTCTGCGCCGTCGACAAGGAGGAGGACCGCATCCTGGTGTCGCTGGAGATCATCGCGCACGGCGACATCCTGGTGCTCAACTGCACGGAGAACATGAACGACGGCAAGACCTACGCCTACTTCTCCGCCGTGCCGCGGCTCTTCGCGGCGGAGCCGTACGACTACGTGGGCAAGACCGACGACGACACCTACTACCGCCTGGCGTCGCTGGCGGACTCGCTCCGGGGCAAGGCGCGGCGCGACGCGTACCACGGGTACCTGACGCCCTGCCACTGGCGGCCGGAGAAGCAGTACATGTCCGGGATGGGGTACATCGTGTCATGGGACGTGGCGGCGTGGATCGCGGGGACGCCGGAGCTCCGGGACGACCACGACGACTGGGAGGACGTCAACTTCGGCGGGTGGCTGCGGAAGGGGGGAAGGTACAAGAACGTGTACAACGAGGAGCCGAGGATGTATGACTACTGGGACAGGGAGATGGACGCCGACGTGAACTGCTTCCGGCACGAGCACATGGCGGACACCGTGGCCGTGCACAAGCTCAAGGACCGCCTCAAGTGGGCGCGCACGCTCTTCTTCTTCAACGCCACCCAGGGGCTCAAGCCTTCCAAGATGTACAATATAGACTTGCAGAACAACATCTACCGGGTGTAG